The Roseofilum reptotaenium CS-1145 genome contains the following window.
AAAGTCTAAACTGTAAAAGTTTTAACCCTAGAATCAAACTTAAAATTGGAATTTCCCATTTGAGATTTCAACACATAAGAACCGCAGGACTTGCGGGGATAGTCTGTGGAGCGAACGTAAGACCATAAACTCGCCAGTGGGTGGAGGCTGTTGCACTGAAGCAGAAACCTAAATCGTGAGGCTTAGGAATCACCGTGGCTTTAGCCTGGTGAGGATGTCAAACGGTGTTGTCTTACCAGCACACACAAAAAGTAACTGCAAAAGTCAACCTGACTGGAGAGCTAACCTTGGCTCCTCCTTGCATCCGTTCCTGTAAGAAACAATAAATCTATGAAAGAGCAATCCCCAACCCATAAAATTTATAACCCTTACAGAAAAACGATTTCAGATATCCAAGTGGAGTTGTTGTTGATGAGTCCGGAAAGAGAAAACGGGTGGACTTAACTAAGATTTTTCAAACCTCAAACCCCATTATTGGCGTGGTTCATCTTTTACCCCTACCAACATCATCGCGGTGGGGAGGGAACCTGCAAACCGTCATTGCTAGAGCCGAACGAGAAGCTACTGCCCTAGCATCAGGCGGAGTCCATGGCATCATGGTAGAAAACTTTTTTGATGCCCCCTTTACGAAAGATCGGGTCGATCCGTCTGTGGTGAGCGCCATGAGCCTAATTATCGATCGCCTAAAAAACCTCGTGACCTTGCCCATTGGAGTCAATGTCCTGCGCAATGATGCTCATAGTGCCTTGGCGATCGCCTCCTGCACCGAATCGGCATTTATTCGTGTTAACGTCCTCACCGGCGTAATGGCTACCGATCAAGGATTAATTGAAGGTAAAGCGCACGAACTCCTACGCTATCGGCGCGAACTCGGAGCAGACGTGAAAATCTTGGCAGATGTCTTGGTCAAACATGCCCACACCCTAGGAGCGCAAACCCTCGCGTCCACTCTTACAGACACGATTGAACGAGGACTGGCTGATGCCATTATTCTATCTGGGCCAGCAACCGGCAGTCCCCCTGATATTACAGACCTGAAATTGGCCAGCCAACTCGCCCAAGAAACCCCCGTATTTATCGGCAGTGGAGCAGATTGGCAGAATATTGGTCATCTATTCCCCCATGCTGATGGCGTGATTGTCTCCAGTTCCCTCAAACGCCATGGGCATATTGAACACCCCATTGATCCCAACCGAGTCAATCAATTTGTGGAAGTTGCCCAACAGAGTTTAACCCCAAACTAACCTAGATTAAGTGAATCGGTGGAAACTTCCAGCATTGAATCCTAGTCCACATCCACACTTCTCAAACCCCTATTTATGGAGGAACACCTGTGAACTCTTCCCGAAAATGGATTCCCAAAGGATTAACTCTTTCCCTTTTGTGGCTCGGCCTATGCATGGGTGGATTATTATTCCTAGGAGATTTTAACCCTTTCACCATCGGCAGATCTGCTCAAGCTCAATCCTCAAAAGCTGAAAACCAGCCAATAGAAACCGCTTCAACCCCAGCAAGTTTAGCTCTAGCCGAGCATCTCCAGCGCATTGGCGCTAAAATGTATGGCGCTTATTGGTGTCCCCATTGCCATAGGCAAAAAGAACGGTTTGGACAAGAAGCTGTCGATCGCATCCTGCTAGCTGAAAGTGAGCCGGTTTATATCGAATGTTCTCCAGAAGGGCGAACAGCTCCCCAAGCACAAATCTGTCAACAGGCAAACATTACCGCTTATCCAACTTGGATCGTTGACGGTCAAAAATATGAAGGCAATTTATCCTTAGAGGAGTTGGCCCAATTCTCTGGATATCAAGGTTCACAGGATTTTTAACTGTGGAAAATCGGCTGCATCTGAACTGAAGTCAGGTGGCAAGCCTAGGATTTTTATAAGGGATATACCGAAAACCCTGTGAATTCATCGACGGGATGAAGGGCCAATAGCAAGTTTTAACTTGCCTGTTAGCTTTTGTCATTCTAGGACGGGGGCTGTTAGAATGGCAGGGGTCAATGACCCACCCGCGACGCAGACGAAACAGAAAGCCTTAACGTGACGAAATCGAGTTCAACTCGTGGCGCAGAAAGCTCGGTAGACCGGGGAAAGAGGACAGGGCAATAAAAAGTATAAACTTTAAGAGTTTTAACCCTAGAATCAAACTTAAAATTGGAATTTCCCACTTGAGATTTCAACCCATAAGAACCGCGTGGCTCGCGGGGATAGTCTGTGGAGTGAACGTAAGACCGTAAAACTCACTAACGAGTGGAGGCAGTTGCTAAGAAGCAGAAAACTTAAATCGTGAGATTTAGGAATCCCCATGTATTCAGACCGGGGAAGATGTCAAGCTGCAATCGAAATATCTACATCGTTATTACTGAATTTAAGTTATGAGGCGTAGGCGTTCTAGTCCCTGGATTCATCGTTGGTCTCGACCCATTACCGCTGCGATAGCGACCGTTGGGGCGATTGAAACAGCGTTTTTAACCGTGGCTGAGTTCATGGGTAGCGCAGAAGTGGTTTGTCCGAACACAGGCTGTAAAGAAGTCTTGGGCAGTCCCTATGCAACGGTTTTTGGTTTGCCTCTCACCCTGTTCGGCTTTTTTGGCTATACAGCCATGCTGATGCTGGCGATCGCTCCCTTGTTGATCAATCCCGATCAAAATAAGGAACTACGAACCACCCTAGAGCAGTGGACTCGTTTCCTGATGTTCATCGCCAGTACGGTGATGGTCGTGGGGAGTGTCTATTTAATGTACATCATGGCCTTCACCATTGGAGCCTTTTGTCCTTATTGTGTGCTTTCGGCTCTCTTATCTCTCTCCCTGTTTGTGGTTACCCTCATGGGCCATGCTTGGGACGATATCGGACAATTAGCGTTTACTGGGTTAACCGTAGCCATGGTCACTCTGGTCGCTACCCTAGGAGTTTATGGGAGTGTCAATAATCCCCAAGCTGCCGCAGGAGCGCCACCCCCAATTACGACCACCTCTGGACCGGCTGAATTAGCCTTGATTGACCATCTCAATGAGATTGGAGCCAAAAAATATGGTGCGTATTGGTGTCCCCACTGCCATGACCAAAAACAAATGTTTGGCAAAGAAGCAGTGGATAAACTCAATTATGTTGAATGTGCTGCTGACGGCATAAATCCGCAAGTGGAACAATGTCAAGCTGCTGGCATTCAAGCTTTTCCCAGTTGGGAAATTAACGGTCAGATTTATGCTGGAGTGCTATCACTCAACGAATTAGCTGATTTATCTGATTATCAGGGCCCCCGTGATTTCCTACAACGGTGATTGGAATCACTCACCGAGTCTGGAAACTATCACACACTCCAAGAGCAAAAGCGCATATAAAGGATTTTGGTAGTCTTTAAAGGGTCGATAATCATGCGTTTACAGTTTAAGGGATGGGTTTTTTTTCATGCGATCGCCTTAACTCTCGGTCTAGGAGCGATCGCTCACCTTGAGCAACCCTGGCATTCAACCTCAGAGCGCAACTCATTGATTGAAAATGTAAATGCTAGTCCCTTAAAACAGACGATCCAAACCCCCTTCTCGGGAAAAGTTTGGAGTACAACTTTACCCCTCTAGTTCTGTGCATCTATATCTTTAATCAATAAATAACCGGATATGCCATCCTGCTTTTGTGGTCACTACCCTTCTCCTTAACCTAAAACCCGATCCGTGTCATATCCAATTTTCATACCCGCTTTTTGGAATCGGCTCATCCGGCGCTTTTTCAATCAACATCGAGTCATTTTTACCGCTTCTGGCATCACTCTCGTTCTCCTGACTCTACGCTTTTTCGGTCTATTCCAGATGATCGAATTACTGGCCTTTGATGCCTTCATTCGTCTGCGTCCTGCCTTACCAAAAGATGACCGAATCATTATTATTGGCATTGATGAACCAGACCTACAAAACCTAGGATGGCCAGTCCCCGATTCTACTTTGGCTACTCTCCTAGAAACGATTACTCAAAGCCAGCCTCAAGCCATTGGATTAGATTTATATCGGGATTTACCGGTCAATCCCGGCCATGAAGACCTTACACAGGTGATGCAACAGTTGCCTAACCTGGTTGGTATTGAACGGGTAGCTGATAAAAAAGCACCCAATATTCCTGCTCCTCCAGTGTTGAACCCCACAACCCAAGTGGGATTTAATAATGTTCTCTTAGATATTGATGGTAAGGTGCGTCGAGGATTACTCTATGTGCATACAGAAACGGTTCACAAAAGTTTTGCCCTTCAACTTGCCTTAAAATACTTAGATAAACTTGGTATAGAAGAAAAAGCTGCATCAGTCAACCCCAAATACTTACAATTAGGCGAAGCTGTCTTCTATCCTTTGAAGTCTTATGATGGAGCCTATGTCAATGCAGACGCGAGTGGATACCCTTTTTTAGCAGATTTTCGTGGTCCACGTGATACTTTTACAACTGTTTCTATTTCTGAGGTTTTAAATGGAGAAGTTGATCCACAGTTATTTCGCGATCGCCTGGTTTTAATTGGTTTAACTGCGATTAGCCTCAAAGATTTTGTTCCCATTCCCTACAGCAACCCCGATCCGGTTCCTGGTGTTGAAGCTCAAGCCAATTTAATTAGCTTTATTTTAGATTTGGCGACTGGAGAACAGACTACAATCCGAACCTTACCCGATCCTATTGAAGGCCTGTGGATTTTTGCTTGGTCAGGATTAGGCTCTATTCTCGCCTGGAAATTGAGAAGACCTTCACAATTAACATTCAGTTCAGGAGTCACCCTAGGAATCCTCTGTCTGATCAGCTATGTTCTGTTTCTGGCTCGCTGGTGGTTTCCCCTCATTCCGCCTCTGTTCGGCTTTGTTAGCTCATCCTTGATGATTTTGATTCATTTTGCCCATCAGGAAGGAGAACTTAAGCGCTCTACAGAATTTCTCCAGGGAATTATTAATACGATTCCCGATCCCATTTTTGTCAAAGATCAAAACCATCGTTGGATTGTCTTAAACCAAGCCTATGCACAATTAGTGGGCTATCCCTTGCAAGTGTTAATGGATAAATCGGATTATGATTTGTTTGCTCCTGAAGAAGCAGAACAATTCTGGAAACAAGATGAGAGCCTGTTTGTAACTCAGGAAAGCACCCAACAAGAAGAAGAATTTACCGATGCCGGGGGAATTCACCGAGTGATTGAAACCAAGCGATCGCTTCATCGGGATGCAGGGGGTAATTTATTCTTAGTGGGTGTGATCCGCGATATTACTCAACAAAAAGAACGGGAAGCGGAATTAGAGCGATTAGCCGAAGATCTCAAACGCCACAATGATGAATTGAAGCTCTCAGAAGACCAGATGCGCTATATTGCTAATCATGACGTACTGACCGGTTTAGCCAATCGTAAGTTGTTTGAAGAGAGACTGCAAGAAGCGCTCGTTTATGCTCAGGCCAATGAAAAAATGCTAGCGACCTTCTTCCTCGATTTAGATGGCTTTAAGAATATTAATGATACCTTTGGCCATGATATGGGGGATTTGGTGATTAAGGAAGTGGCTAAACGCCTGAAAAGTTGTTTGCGTGGAAGTGATACAGTCGCTCGACTCGGAGGAGATGAGTTTACAGTCTTACTACCCCAAATTCCCAGTCGATCTGTAGCTATTCGGGTTGCGGAAAAGATTATTTTGGCCGTGACTCAACCCCTAACTCTCAAAGGAGCGGATCTCAAAATCACTTTAAGTTTGGGTATTAGTGTATATCCTCAAGATGGCAAGAGTCTTGAGGTGTTGATCAAATCTGCCGATCAAGCGATGTACCAAGCCAAGATCCAGGGTAAAAATCAGTATTTTCTTGCGTCTTCCCATCAGAGCAATCCCTAAAGTTGTATCAAATCTTTACAATTAGAGCTTTAGGATTTCCGGGTTTGAGCGAACTGGTCAGAATAAAAGAATAAGGTTACGTAAATCCTCAGACTTGATTTTGAGGTGTGGCACTTAGAGCTATCGTAAGCCTTCTGAAGGTGAAACCGTATATCTACGGAATCTTCAGGATTGACCAATTGACAATATTTGTTAAATTCGGTAAAACTGCCAGTGAAATTGCCAGTATAATGGAAAGTAGGTCTCGCATTAACTAGGGTTATGGGTATGAGGACACCGTTAAGCCTTGACAAATACACAGCTCTCCTCCTAGCGGGAGCATTAGCGATCGCCAGTTGTTCACAACCAAGTTGGGCCAATTCCTCTGTTGATCGGGTTGATCCCCCCCATCAAGATGCGATTCAACTGCTCAAAGGGTACGAACCTCCTGACAATGGTTCTCCTGAAAGTACAGGAGACACTGGAGGGCGCTAACGCTTATACTCTACAAGGAGCAATTTTGGTGATTAATTGATAGATACCAGTAACCAGAACCTTCTAGCTAGGAAAGTAAGGATATTCCGACCCTAGTATTCTTGCTTGGCCAGGGAACTGAGGACACCTAACCGGGTTCGTCGCAACGGAATTTGACCGAGTAGGACTTAGAATCGGCAGCATCCTAGTATAGTTCAGGTAGTTTCCGGAATTCAGTAGCGTAGGTAACAGATATTTCACAATTGTACGCGTTTTTGATCTTTATTGAGTTCAATAACTTATCAATTGTTTTCAGTATAGCACGTTCTCAATTGTGTAACCAGGGCAAAAGAGAGAAAAATCCCAGCCTCTTGTGAATCTATGGAGAAAGAGACTGGGGGAGAAAAAACTTTAAAAATTGATCCTGACCCTGAATCAGAGGATAGGATAGGTTGAGGAGTCATCTATACAATGATCCCAACCCCTTAGTTTCAGCAATTGTGCTTAGTCATAGTTACCGTTATTCACATTATTTTGTCCATAGACAAACGCTTCTGTGGGTTCAGTAACGGTGAACTTATCCAAATTGGCTTCAAGTCTAGCTTTTTGGCGATCGCTCAATCCAGGAATGTTCAGAATCTCTTCCACATTCCCATAAGGGCCATTGTTCACAATTTTGGTTGCTAAGACTGGATAAAATCCTTTGAGATCTAGAAAAGATCGGACACTAGAGTTATTCAAATCAATGAGATCGCCTATTTCCGCCAATTTATCATCGGCCTTATTGCGCACATTAGCCTCGGCCAAGATAGGCTGTACACTCGAAACTGTCCAAGCCCCAGCCGTAGCAGGTGCTGTATTAACGCTCATCAGAGTGGCAAGCAAAATCACGAAAGCAGAGAATAGGCACAGCAATCGTTTCATGGGCATCATTCCTCCTTTGTTAATCAGTTATTACTAAACCATGACACAGCCATCATTACCTATTATGGGACTGATTTGGCCCATTGATGCCATGCATCAGTGAAATTTAGGGGATTTAAGCAAAAATGCCTGCAATTGAGAAAACGAGCAGCCATAGGTAACAGCAGGATGTTCATACCCTTTCAGTTGCACCATATGTTTTTCAAATAGAGTTGGATTCGTTCCCACACTAAACAGATATTGATAAGTTGTTTTACCTAGGGCAATATCTTTCTGAATTTGCTTCGTACAAGATTCGAGTCGAAAAGCCGCATTAACTGTATCTCCTAAAGCGGTATAATCAGGGCGATCGCCACTTCCCGTATTGCCCACCATGGCATATCCTGTATTCACTCCAGCTCCAATACGCATGGGTGATGGTAAAGGATACTCTTTGGCCAACTTCTGGGTCATCTGATGCAGTTGATTGAGAGCATAGAGCATTTTCATCACCTCCATTTGGTTAACTCCCTCCGTACCATGGAACCAAACCGCCATCACTGCATCCCCAATATACTTATCCACCCAGCTATCATACTTGCGGAGAATCTTGCCAACATTACGAAACCAATTGCCCATCATCGTTGATAAAGTGACATCATCCATCTGCTGAGTCAAACCGGTAAAATTGCGAATATCAACCACCATCACCGAAATCAACCGACGCACATGTAAAGCCGCCGTCACATGAGAATTCTCTTCTACATCTTCCAAATCTAAGGTTGGGTCTGGAACCGCCAAGGGATCGTGAAAGTGGGCCTCAGTCTGGCCAAACATCAAATGATCCCCATCTTGTAGGGTAACTGGCACATTCACCCGACGACCATTGACAAACGTCCCATTGCGACTTCCAAGATCAATTAAATAGACCGTTCCCGTGTCTGTATGTTGGATCATGGCATGATTACGCGAGATCCATGGATCAGACAACACGACGGTATTGTCTTGAGTGCGTCCAATTGTCCAACACTGATTGCCCGCTAATGAAAGATGGCGAATTGATGAAGGGGTTTTAAGGACAAGATAAGGAGGAGTATTTACGCTCACTGTGGACGGCCTCATTGCAGTTATGATGTCCCTAGATGCATCCTGACATAGTTTTTAAGATAAACGAATTCTCTAGAAGTTAAAGAAGTAAAGATCTAATTCTCCTTAGTTTCCTGTTCCTTGTACACTATCGATCATAGTCTCTGCTTTCCTAAATTTATGTTTGATCCGCTACCTCCTTCTAAACCTAATGTCCACCAAATTGCCAGCGAATTTTATCGATTGGGATGGATTGGTTTTTGGGTACAACTGGGTTTAGGAATCATACCCATTGTTATTTTGCTGTTTGTCTTGTTATTTGACAATAGACCGAACTCTGCACAAGCGGGTAATGCTTGGCTAGGTACAATTCTAGCCTATGGATGTTTATTAACCTTAATTTTTACGATTTATTGGTGTTTTCATTACACTCAATTGTCCGATCAACTCAAAAATCCAGAATTGCGCCCCTCTAAGGCTCAAATCCGTCGTAGTCTATGGATTGGGATTCTAGCCAATCTGTGTGGCATGACCTGCGCGATGATTGTGGCTCTCTGGCGAGTCGGAACCTTATTATTCCGGATGTTATCCTTGCCTCCTGGAGCCTCAACCATTTATACGCCCATGCCAGGAGCTGCGGTTGTTAATCCTGGGTCTATCATTGTGCCTATGAATATGATTGCCCTACAAGCGATGATGAATACGATCGCCGCTGAACTCGTTGGTGTAATCGTCACCCTCTGGCTTCTCTATCGAGTCATCCAACATACCTCCCCTGGAGAATCTTAAGTCACCCATCCTAACTCGATTGGGTCTCCAAAGGGGTTCCAGGTTCCAAATTCAGATCGGGAGTGGGTAGAATCACGTCATCCCCTGGTGTTAAGCCGGATAGCACTTCCACGGTGTCTAAGCCTTCTAAACCTAGGGTCACTTCTCGTTTTTGGGCGAAACCCTGCTCATCTTTGACCCAAACAAATGTCATTTTGCCTGACCTTTGTAGCGCCTCTAAACCAACCACCACTACATCTTGGCGTTGATCGAGGATAATTTCCACATTCACCTGGCTTCCCGGAATCAAAGTTCCTGTGGATTGATTGAGTTGAACGACGGCTGAGACAGTAGCCAGTCCACCTGGCGAGCCTTGAGAGTCGGAGACAGAGATCGCTTGGGGAGATAACGCCACGACTTGACCGTCATAAATTGGAGAATCTGGGCCAATAATGGTAATCCGAGCCGGTTGATTCAAGCGTACTTTGGCCGCATTCAGGGTAGATAAACTCAGCCGTACATATTCCTGGGTGGGGTCTCCAAGGGTTAATAGCTCATGTCCCCGTGTCACTCCCTCACCATTATTGACATTCACCCGTAAAACTATGCCATTAATGGGAGTAGTAATCAGGGTATCTTGCAGTTCTTGTTGAATTTTGCGTAACTCTAACTCTTGTCGTTGCAGTTGCAGTTGGATTCGGTTGACAGCAAGTTGGGCATTTTGCAGTTCAGAAGTGGAACTTGCGATCGCCGTCTGCTGTTGATTAGATTGTTCTAATTTCTGCCGTTCTAAGATGAGGGTTTCTGTTTCTACTGTTAATTGGGCCTCGCGCACAGCAATTTCAGCATCTCTGACCTTTCGGCGTTGGCTTCGCAATTGATCTCCAGAAATAAATCCCTTCTCCTCTAATTCCAGTAAATTTTCTAACTCTTCTTGACTATCGGCTAAATCGGCTTGTTTTTCCTGCACCTGCTGTTGGTGACGCTCTAACCTTAACTGTTTTTCTTCCAATTCCAACGTGTGAATCTGAAATTGTCTTTGGGCCGTTTCTAACGTCTGTTCGGCTGCTTGCACCTTCTGTTGATCGTGTGCCAACTGAACCATCGTTTCTTCGATTTGAGTCAGTTGTGCTTGCAGACGAGTTTCTCGTTCTGGATTGCGTAACCGAATGATTTCCTCTCCAGCCTGTACCAATTCACCCACAGTGACTAACACTTGCTCGACTGTACTATCATCAGGGGCTTTGATCGTTTGTTCATCGCCCAATTCGACGATTCCACTTTCATTAATCGTCTGCTCTAGTGAACCAGATTCAATGGCTGTCGTCGTGACTTTCACGGGTGAAGGGGTACGTTGAAGCATTGAGGTATAAGCCAGAAGACTGAAAACAGAAATTGCGGCGATCGCCCCCGATCCCATCAACCACCGAATTCCCTGTTTATGTTGTTGTTTAGCCAAAATTTCCATCATTGTTAAGCATAGGTAGATGAATTGGCGATCCTGCTCCCTGTCGCCTAAATTTTCGGACTCAGGTAATCAAAGTCCCGTATGGCAATCACCTCGCTTAGTCTATCCAATCTCTAGCCGAAGATGCCAATTGACACACAGCGGTCAAACCATACTAAGCTGAAGAGAGGAGATCCCGACGCTACTGAACCCACTTATGCAAATTTATCTGGATTATAGTGCTACCACCCCAACACGCCCAGAGGCGATCGCTGCCATGCAGGAGATTTTGCTCCATCAATGGGGCAATCCGTCCAGTTTACATAATTGGGGACAACGGGCAGCGACGGTATTAGAATTAGCCAGAATGCAGGTGGCTAGTTTAATTGGAGCCAGTTCTAGCGAGTCGATTATTTTTACGTCTGGTGGCACAGAGTCTGATAATTTAGCCCTGATGGGGATTGCTGGACAATATACTCAACCGCAACATTTAATTATTTCTCGTGTGGAGCATTCGGCTGTTGCCCAACCGGCCCAATTTTTAGAGCAACGGGGATGGAGAGTGACTCGTTTACCGGTGAATCGCCAGGGTAGGGTTAATCCAGCGGATTTAGAAGCGGCTATTAGTAAGGATACGGTGTTAATTTCAGTTATCTATGGTCAAAGTGAGGTGGGAACCTTACAACCGATTGAGGAGTTGGGAAAAATTGCACAAGCCCATGGCATTGTTTTTCACACAGATGCGGTACAGGTGGCAGGACGATTACCCTTAGATGTGGCCAGTTTGCCGGTGGATTTGTTGTCGTTGTCGAGTCATAAGATTTATGGCCCTCAAGGAACAGGAGCGTTGTATGTGCGACCGGGAATTCAGTTGTATCCCTTAATCGGTGGAGGTGGACAGGAGCGGGGATTACGTTCGGGAACAGAGGCTACAGTGGCGATCGCTGGTTTTGGGGTAGCTGCGGAATTAGCCAGTGAAGAGTTACCAGAGGAAATGTTGCGGTTAAGGCGGTTGCGCGATCGTCTGTTTGAGCAATTGGTGGATATTGAGGGCTTAATCCCTACGGGCGATCGCTGGCATCGCCTACCCCATCACGTAAGCTTATGTTGGCAAGATACTCGGGAAATTACAGGCAAAACCTTAGTAAGGCAACTGAATTTAGCGGGAATTGGGATTAGTGCAGGTTCGGCTTGTCATAGTGGGAAACTTTCTCCAAGTCCAATTTTAAAAGCGATGGGATATTCCGATCGGGAGGCGATCGGCGGCATTCGCTTCACGTTGGGTAAACAAACCACTGAAGCGGATATAGATTGGACAGTGATGGTGTTAAAGCAGATTTTGCAACGGTTGCGCTCAGAGTCTCCACGTTTGGTGAGAATTTGAGGGAAGGGAAGAGGCTAATAGGCAATAGGCAATAGGCAATCTCCCCGCGTCCCCTTGTCTCCCTATCGCTCCATCCCTCAGTCCTCGAACCAGCAATCTGTTCCCAATCCAAGGGCACGCTGTAGGTTAAGAGTAGCCGCTAATCTGAGGAGCATTTTACGGGCGATCGCCGTTTCAAAGACAGAAGAGAGAACCATATCCACTCGATCGGCTTGGCAAAACTCGATCAACCGGGAGGGAAAGCCTAAAATTGCGGGTTTAACAACCATAACTCCTGGCCATCCTGCGTGATAACAGTTTAGGAACTGTTGCCAGGTGGCGATCGATTCATCTAAAGCTAAAGGGGTTGGATACTCCTGAGAGAGGGCTAACATAGCCTCAAACTCAGATATCCCTAGAGGTTGTTCCAAAAATTCCACCGGCCGATCTGCACACGCTTGCAACCATTGATGGGCCTGAGTTTCCGTTAGTCCCCCATTGGCATCCAAGCGCACTTTTATCCCATCTGGAAGCATCGATAAGAGGTCTTGAAAATCGTTCAATTCTTGGGAAATCTCTGCTACAGCTATTTTCCATTTCAATGTTTGATAGCCTTGATTCCAAATTGGCAATTGGAGGTCGAGGGCGGCTTTTCCCGTCGGTAATAAGCCACAAACCTGAGTTAAATTAGGCGGCGCTTCCCAATTGTGTAGGTCGATTAAGGCTGACTCAAAACCAAATTGACATGCAGGGAAACGATCGGGAATAGAACGAATCTGTTCATCGGTAATTTGACCACCAAACGACTGACAAAATTGTAAAGCTTCTGTAACACTTTCTGAACCAAACCCAGGTAAGGGGGCAATCTCTCCCCAACCGCGATCGTTCGATTCTTCTTCGTCGATCGGGCACAACTGAATCCAAATCCCTTGGCGATCGCGCCACACTCCATGATGGGTATGCAAGGGCTGTTTAAATGGACGGCAATAAGCTTGGATACTTAACCGATATTGATCGTTATTTTGAGAATTCTTAAAATTGATCCCCATCTGTCAATAAACTTGTTACTATAGATATAAGTTGTTTTTTCCTGTAATTCTAACTTAATTTAAAGCCAATTGTTATCCAATTATGTCTGATGTAAATTAGAGACTGAAACTCTTGACTTGCTGCTCTATTTGCCTTCTATAGCATTTCTCTCTTCTTATGGAGTTCAGCTTGAAGCCTTAGACCTTAATCGATACAGACTATTGCTAGAGTGCGAAGCGCTATATTGTCTATTCCAGTTACCCAGCAAGACTTTCAACTCATCCTAATCCATATCAGTCATCAATTAGTACAAAACCAGATGGAAAACGATTCCTGAAGGTGATATCATAGGATAAAAAAGATAACCACATCAGTTGGTCAGGAATAAAACGAATCATTGCTTATTTTTATTCCCCTAATCTTGAGTAAAACTGCCATGAGAGAATTATCTTATTCCACCGCTCCCCCTGCCGTTTCTGCGGAGATGCCAGAACTACAAGTTGAGCCGAATTCGTTACAAAAAATAGCGTCTGTCGATCGCGGGTTAGTTCAATGGGTTAAAAGTTTAATTTTTGTATTGCTCTTAGGAGTAGCTAGTTTGGGACTCCTGTTCTTAGCTGTAAATATGGTGTCTCCAGTAGAAGAGGCTTTAGAAGGGGACGATTGATCTAGCCATTCTCGACTAACCTTCTGTGGCTCAACCTCAATTAGACACCCTTTTATGCAATACCAGAACAATCAATTCACGATAATAGGGGCAATGAATTACCCCTATTTCGTCTTGATGTAAGAC
Protein-coding sequences here:
- the psbU gene encoding photosystem II complex extrinsic protein PsbU, translated to MKRLLCLFSAFVILLATLMSVNTAPATAGAWTVSSVQPILAEANVRNKADDKLAEIGDLIDLNNSSVRSFLDLKGFYPVLATKIVNNGPYGNVEEILNIPGLSDRQKARLEANLDKFTVTEPTEAFVYGQNNVNNGNYD
- the btpA gene encoding photosystem I biogenesis protein BtpA codes for the protein MDLTKIFQTSNPIIGVVHLLPLPTSSRWGGNLQTVIARAEREATALASGGVHGIMVENFFDAPFTKDRVDPSVVSAMSLIIDRLKNLVTLPIGVNVLRNDAHSALAIASCTESAFIRVNVLTGVMATDQGLIEGKAHELLRYRRELGADVKILADVLVKHAHTLGAQTLASTLTDTIERGLADAIILSGPATGSPPDITDLKLASQLAQETPVFIGSGADWQNIGHLFPHADGVIVSSSLKRHGHIEHPIDPNRVNQFVEVAQQSLTPN
- a CDS encoding vitamin K epoxide reductase family protein, coding for MRRRRSSPWIHRWSRPITAAIATVGAIETAFLTVAEFMGSAEVVCPNTGCKEVLGSPYATVFGLPLTLFGFFGYTAMLMLAIAPLLINPDQNKELRTTLEQWTRFLMFIASTVMVVGSVYLMYIMAFTIGAFCPYCVLSALLSLSLFVVTLMGHAWDDIGQLAFTGLTVAMVTLVATLGVYGSVNNPQAAAGAPPPITTTSGPAELALIDHLNEIGAKKYGAYWCPHCHDQKQMFGKEAVDKLNYVECAADGINPQVEQCQAAGIQAFPSWEINGQIYAGVLSLNELADLSDYQGPRDFLQR
- a CDS encoding adenylate/guanylate cyclase domain-containing protein, with the translated sequence MRPSTVSVNTPPYLVLKTPSSIRHLSLAGNQCWTIGRTQDNTVVLSDPWISRNHAMIQHTDTGTVYLIDLGSRNGTFVNGRRVNVPVTLQDGDHLMFGQTEAHFHDPLAVPDPTLDLEDVEENSHVTAALHVRRLISVMVVDIRNFTGLTQQMDDVTLSTMMGNWFRNVGKILRKYDSWVDKYIGDAVMAVWFHGTEGVNQMEVMKMLYALNQLHQMTQKLAKEYPLPSPMRIGAGVNTGYAMVGNTGSGDRPDYTALGDTVNAAFRLESCTKQIQKDIALGKTTYQYLFSVGTNPTLFEKHMVQLKGYEHPAVTYGCSFSQLQAFLLKSPKFH
- a CDS encoding CHASE2 domain-containing protein → MSYPIFIPAFWNRLIRRFFNQHRVIFTASGITLVLLTLRFFGLFQMIELLAFDAFIRLRPALPKDDRIIIIGIDEPDLQNLGWPVPDSTLATLLETITQSQPQAIGLDLYRDLPVNPGHEDLTQVMQQLPNLVGIERVADKKAPNIPAPPVLNPTTQVGFNNVLLDIDGKVRRGLLYVHTETVHKSFALQLALKYLDKLGIEEKAASVNPKYLQLGEAVFYPLKSYDGAYVNADASGYPFLADFRGPRDTFTTVSISEVLNGEVDPQLFRDRLVLIGLTAISLKDFVPIPYSNPDPVPGVEAQANLISFILDLATGEQTTIRTLPDPIEGLWIFAWSGLGSILAWKLRRPSQLTFSSGVTLGILCLISYVLFLARWWFPLIPPLFGFVSSSLMILIHFAHQEGELKRSTEFLQGIINTIPDPIFVKDQNHRWIVLNQAYAQLVGYPLQVLMDKSDYDLFAPEEAEQFWKQDESLFVTQESTQQEEEFTDAGGIHRVIETKRSLHRDAGGNLFLVGVIRDITQQKEREAELERLAEDLKRHNDELKLSEDQMRYIANHDVLTGLANRKLFEERLQEALVYAQANEKMLATFFLDLDGFKNINDTFGHDMGDLVIKEVAKRLKSCLRGSDTVARLGGDEFTVLLPQIPSRSVAIRVAEKIILAVTQPLTLKGADLKITLSLGISVYPQDGKSLEVLIKSADQAMYQAKIQGKNQYFLASSHQSNP
- a CDS encoding DUF3611 family protein, which encodes MFDPLPPSKPNVHQIASEFYRLGWIGFWVQLGLGIIPIVILLFVLLFDNRPNSAQAGNAWLGTILAYGCLLTLIFTIYWCFHYTQLSDQLKNPELRPSKAQIRRSLWIGILANLCGMTCAMIVALWRVGTLLFRMLSLPPGASTIYTPMPGAAVVNPGSIIVPMNMIALQAMMNTIAAELVGVIVTLWLLYRVIQHTSPGES